From the Companilactobacillus ginsenosidimutans genome, the window TGAGAAGAAACCGAGTATTGCGACGATTAATAACCAACTAATTTGTGGACCAAGTTCTTGTCCAAATAAACGGAATGGGCCTTTGTTACCAGTGTTAAAGGCACCACCTCCGCCACCTTTTTTACTGTTACCAGGACCACCAGGTCCGCCTTGAGAATTCTTACTACTCTTTGATCCACCAGGCATTGCTGGAGGTGTACCTTGTGAACCCTTCTTTGATGACGTTCCACCTGGAGGGGTTCCCATACTAGTTTTTGAGCTCTTCTTGTTATTGCCCATACCGGGAAATGCTCCACCAGTACCAGTAGTTTGCCCCATTAGACGTTGCGTACCGTTGTATCCAAAAGCTAATTCGAGAGCTGAATTGGTTTCGGATCCACCCTCGTATGGACGATTATTGGGATTTGTCATGTCAACCGATAATGGCCAAATTAATGTAAACACGATTAGAAATAATGAAGCTATTCCCAAATGTGCCAACTTTTTCTTCCAGTTGATTTTTGTAGCAATCCAGTAGTAGAAATATAAGGCTGGCAAAATCATAAATGCTTGAAGCATTTTTACGTTAAATGCGATACCCATTAAAGAAAAACCAATCCAGAGGTATCTTTGTTGACCTTTGAAAACTGCTTTTTGTACAAACCAGACTGACAGCAACAGGAAGAAAATCAATGTTGCATCCATATTATTTGTTCTTGAGTCAGCGACCGCAATCGGTGTAATTGTCATAATTAATGCAGCAATCCTAGCTGGAATGCGTCCAAATCTATTTTTAATCAATGCATAAATTAAATATACCGATCCTATTGCAAACAGAATTGATGGAAGAACAACACTCCATCCATGAACTCCAAATATCTTGGCACTAATTGCCATAAACCATAAAGCTACAGGTGGTTTATCAACCGTTATGTACCCTGCCGGGTCAAAACTGGCATACCAGAAATTCTTAAAGCTTTGCGTCATACTTACGATAGCTGACGTATAGAAATTATTGGCCTCGGTAGATTCCCAAATATTCCACGCGTATAAGAATGCGGCTAAAATCAAAATTGCAATTAACCAATAATCCCATTTGACGTTTTTCAATTTGGCAATGAATCCACCTTGCCTTTTTGTATTACGTGGTTCATTTGATTCCATGTATTATTATTCTCCTAACTTAAAGGGCGATGTTTACTAGGAAACAAATTGCAGCGTATAGCACCATCGAAATATAAATTGGTGTTGATTTCTTTAAATACTTCCTCATTTGTCTCACTCCCTTTTTCAACGTTGAATACAGAATAATCGAGTGAGCTTAAACTTAGCTTAAATAATATTAAATATAGAAAAATTTGATTTTTCTCAAAAAACAATATAATATTTACCGCGACAATCTATAATGAAATAAACATTTGATAGAGATAGGAGTTTTACATGGACAACAATATTAAAATTTTGGTCGTTGAAGACGATGTAGATTTAGCAAAAAACATTGAGTCATTCTTGTCAGACTTTGCAAATGTAGACGTTGAAAATGACGGCCTTTCCGGGAAATTTGATGCCGTTGAAGGCGTCTATGATCTGATTATTTTGGATCTCATGCTTCCAGGGATGAATGGATACGACATCTTGAAAAATATCCGAAATGAAAAAATTACGACGCCAGTATTGATCTTGACAGCTAAAGCCGAACTTGATGACAAATTACGAGGATTTGATTTAGGAGCTGATGACTACTTAACCAAACCGTTCCATCGTGAAGAACTTCAAGTCAGGGTTAAAGCCCTACTTAAAAGAAGTGGTGCCATGGCTGACGATTCTATCTTGAAGATCAATGATATTGAAATTAACCTAAATAATCATGAGGTCATCGTTGAAGGAACACCAATTTCGCTCAATGGTAAAGAATATGACTTACTCGTTTATCTGGTTCAAAACAAAAATACGATTTTGACAAAGGATCAGATTTTTGAACGTATCTGGGGTTTTGATTCAGACACTTCAATCACAGTCGTCGAAGTCTATATGAGCAACTTGCGTAAGAAACTCCGTGCTTCAAATAATGATTATCTAATTAAGACAATCAGAAATGTTGGGTACATCTTCCAAAATGAAAAAAAAGCGAAAAACTAGGTTAAACCGAATAACCCGAAGACAAACTAATCAACAGTTTTTACTATTGATGGCAACCTTTGCCATATTGTTTATTTCATTAGGCATGATTATCTATAATACTTTTGAGAATACGACCTATTCGGGTATTGATCACGGCATTAATAATCAAGTTAAAATGATCAAAAACCCTCCAACACCTAAAATAGAAGACGAAATACATGCCCCTGATCGAGATATTCATCCCAACAATAATAAAAAAAATGATCCCGACAATAAGGCCCCATTCCAAAGTTCAATCCTGGTTTACACAACTAAAGGAAAACTTTTGAACAAAGCCAGCCTTGGTAACAGATATACAGTTTTAAAACATCTTCCACTTAAAAAAAGTGATTTGAATAAAAAGCAAAACATTAACATCAACGATATGAACTTTCGCATTCAAGTTATCAAAGTGTCGAAAAACAATTCCAATCCAATGTACGCCGGAAATTACGTAACAGTCGTTCAAAATATCGATGGACAAATGACCTCTTTGCAAAATTTTGAGAGAATATTGATTATTTCATTCGGCGCATTCTGGATTATTTCGTTAATACTTTCATACTTGCTCACACGACTCACAATGCGTCCAATTATCAAATCATGGAAGCAACAGAGTGAATTTGTTAACGATGCGGCTCATGAATTAAGAACACCACTAGCAATTATCCAAGGTAAGATGGAATACTTGCTAACTAAACCAAATAATACAATTCTTGACGAGGCCGAATCCATTTCCGTTTCATTAGATGAGGTCAATCGGTTGAATTCATTAACAAACAGTTTGTTGGAACTTGCTCGTGCAGATTCCGCAACTAATAAAGTTGATTTTAAAATAACTAAACCAGAATTTTTTATGTCAGATCCGATAAAACCATTTACAGAAATAATAGAGTCTCAAGGTAAACACTTTGAAATAGATGTTAATAAGGATGTAAATTTAAAAGTTGATCGAGATAAAATAAAGCAACTTCTAATTATTCTTTTAGACAATGCTACTAAGTACACACCAAAAAATGGGACAATAAAAATTTCTGATCGT encodes:
- a CDS encoding glycosyltransferase family 39 protein translates to MESNEPRNTKRQGGFIAKLKNVKWDYWLIAILILAAFLYAWNIWESTEANNFYTSAIVSMTQSFKNFWYASFDPAGYITVDKPPVALWFMAISAKIFGVHGWSVVLPSILFAIGSVYLIYALIKNRFGRIPARIAALIMTITPIAVADSRTNNMDATLIFFLLLSVWFVQKAVFKGQQRYLWIGFSLMGIAFNVKMLQAFMILPALYFYYWIATKINWKKKLAHLGIASLFLIVFTLIWPLSVDMTNPNNRPYEGGSETNSALELAFGYNGTQRLMGQTTGTGGAFPGMGNNKKSSKTSMGTPPGGTSSKKGSQGTPPAMPGGSKSSKNSQGGPGGPGNSKKGGGGGAFNTGNKGPFRLFGQELGPQISWLLIVAILGFFSSFFYYRGSKMKRWYSLTPQRKELWLWAGWLVPVFGFFSVAGFFHPYYTIMLAPAIATLGGVGIYSMFKQWRHKSVWSLMLPTAILSTSLLQAWYMYEYYPVLSWILAGLGTLASIAMYVIPWMSKKLIENKTLPIAGVILIMLAPTWWSLTPTISGESSGMPTAGPDLLSNPGSSGGGIGSGSTNSKLLSYLEKHQGNAKYLFATDDSSTAAPYIIKTGKAVMAMGGFNGTDQAITLAQFKKMVKSGEVKYYYSGGKTGSANTKIVNWIKKNAKKVTIKGLSTTSVTSSSSETSQMGGAPGQGGQGGPGQGGTPPTGTKPSGVKPSGTKAPSSSTIKKPSNSKGGMPGGGMGGPGGSSSGTLYDLSSIYK
- a CDS encoding response regulator transcription factor, whose amino-acid sequence is MDNNIKILVVEDDVDLAKNIESFLSDFANVDVENDGLSGKFDAVEGVYDLIILDLMLPGMNGYDILKNIRNEKITTPVLILTAKAELDDKLRGFDLGADDYLTKPFHREELQVRVKALLKRSGAMADDSILKINDIEINLNNHEVIVEGTPISLNGKEYDLLVYLVQNKNTILTKDQIFERIWGFDSDTSITVVEVYMSNLRKKLRASNNDYLIKTIRNVGYIFQNEKKAKN
- a CDS encoding sensor histidine kinase, with translation MKKKRKTRLNRITRRQTNQQFLLLMATFAILFISLGMIIYNTFENTTYSGIDHGINNQVKMIKNPPTPKIEDEIHAPDRDIHPNNNKKNDPDNKAPFQSSILVYTTKGKLLNKASLGNRYTVLKHLPLKKSDLNKKQNININDMNFRIQVIKVSKNNSNPMYAGNYVTVVQNIDGQMTSLQNFERILIISFGAFWIISLILSYLLTRLTMRPIIKSWKQQSEFVNDAAHELRTPLAIIQGKMEYLLTKPNNTILDEAESISVSLDEVNRLNSLTNSLLELARADSATNKVDFKITKPEFFMSDPIKPFTEIIESQGKHFEIDVNKDVNLKVDRDKIKQLLIILLDNATKYTPKNGTIKISDRADGNKYYITVSDTGVGISDADKPKIFGRFYRVDKSRTKATGGHGLGLSIAQQIVHTHHGKIYIEDNKPQGSKFVVELPIKHKV